The Polyangiaceae bacterium genome includes a region encoding these proteins:
- a CDS encoding lysophospholipid acyltransferase family protein has translation MSPRLDSHSLAMARSVSRDLRLGGHWRWGQRLKNGAIRLCVIGLLGLADRLPERLLYSVCRAVGRLVYWTAPSLVRRARERVGLALPDAEVSRVVRECFLNAGTTLATSLLLRRPNVKASALVAIDAPARELLAGAGGAVVVSAHLGPFELVAPAVAELGLPTAIVVRESYDPALDAHVDAHRRARGVTVIHRGDPGAGARIVRALRSGQLVGVLPDLPARVESARVDFLGTPSEMPIGPARIALAAGVPLLAACLAPLGDGRRFRLEVSRIDPAGLSATTLTQRVANALSRAILLAPAWWLWMAAKGPGDLEKKRSAR, from the coding sequence ATGAGCCCGAGGCTCGACTCGCACAGTCTTGCCATGGCGCGCAGCGTGAGCCGCGATCTTCGCCTGGGCGGGCACTGGCGCTGGGGGCAGCGCCTCAAGAATGGAGCGATCCGGCTGTGTGTGATCGGTCTCCTCGGCCTCGCCGATCGCCTGCCGGAGCGCCTCCTCTACTCGGTGTGCCGCGCGGTCGGGCGTCTGGTCTACTGGACGGCGCCGTCGCTCGTGCGCAGGGCGCGGGAACGCGTGGGCCTGGCGCTGCCGGACGCCGAAGTGTCGCGCGTCGTGCGTGAGTGCTTCCTGAACGCGGGCACCACGCTGGCAACCAGCCTGCTTCTGCGCCGCCCGAACGTGAAGGCCAGCGCACTGGTGGCGATCGACGCTCCGGCGCGCGAGCTGCTCGCGGGAGCCGGCGGTGCCGTGGTCGTCAGCGCACACCTCGGCCCCTTCGAGTTAGTGGCGCCCGCGGTCGCCGAGCTCGGGCTGCCGACGGCGATCGTGGTGCGCGAGAGCTACGACCCCGCCCTCGACGCGCACGTGGACGCTCACCGTCGCGCGCGGGGCGTCACGGTGATCCACCGCGGTGACCCCGGGGCCGGGGCGCGCATCGTGCGCGCGCTCCGATCCGGACAGCTGGTCGGCGTGCTGCCCGACTTGCCCGCGCGAGTGGAGAGCGCCCGCGTGGACTTCCTGGGTACCCCGAGCGAGATGCCGATCGGCCCGGCGCGCATCGCCCTCGCGGCCGGCGTACCGCTGCTCGCGGCTTGTCTGGCCCCGCTCGGGGATGGGCGGCGATTCCGCCTGGAAGTGAGCCGTATCGACCCCGCCGGGCTCTCCGCGACGACGTTGACGCAGCGCGTTGCAAATGCGCTTTCCAGGGCGATTTTACTGGCGCCGGCGTGGTGGCTCTGGATGGCCGCGAAGGGGCCGGGCGATTTGGAGAAAAAGCGGTCAGCGCGCTAG
- a CDS encoding rhomboid family intramembrane serine protease, protein MASGSSICPHCGGLNSIDEKTCFRCGQRLPGPLTRSAMGLVTTALGREFPLTKLYVILCVAVFVMTALASKKLQMLGGVRVSEALRWGAVFGTLGREEPWRYLSAMFVHFGALHLGFNMMALWDFGRATEQRLGSGRFTLIFVLTGVLGFVVSDLWYAFSGAPALTAGASGGLFGLTGALIGYLYAAKDPAWKQFLVRVVIYAVIFAVAMSVNNAAHIGGFATGFPLGYAFYKERSPWGRNKLFGVIAVVLVLASVASIVLCQTSDVWREVRRQELLMGRD, encoded by the coding sequence TTGGCCTCCGGCTCCAGCATCTGCCCCCACTGCGGGGGCCTCAACTCGATCGACGAGAAGACGTGCTTCCGCTGCGGCCAGCGCCTGCCGGGGCCGCTGACGCGCTCGGCGATGGGCCTCGTGACCACGGCGCTGGGCCGCGAATTTCCGCTGACCAAGCTGTACGTGATCCTGTGCGTCGCGGTCTTCGTGATGACCGCGCTGGCCAGCAAAAAGCTCCAGATGCTCGGCGGCGTGCGCGTCTCCGAGGCGCTGCGTTGGGGCGCGGTGTTCGGCACCCTCGGGCGCGAAGAGCCGTGGCGCTACCTGTCGGCGATGTTCGTGCACTTCGGCGCCCTGCACCTGGGCTTCAACATGATGGCGCTCTGGGACTTCGGCCGCGCCACCGAGCAGCGGCTCGGCTCGGGGCGCTTCACGCTGATCTTCGTCCTGACCGGCGTGCTCGGCTTCGTGGTCAGCGATCTCTGGTACGCCTTCTCCGGGGCGCCAGCGCTGACCGCGGGCGCGAGCGGCGGCCTCTTCGGCCTGACGGGCGCGCTGATCGGCTACCTGTACGCGGCGAAGGATCCAGCCTGGAAGCAGTTCCTGGTGCGCGTCGTCATCTACGCGGTGATCTTCGCGGTGGCGATGTCGGTCAACAACGCCGCGCACATCGGCGGTTTCGCCACGGGCTTCCCGCTCGGCTACGCCTTCTACAAGGAGCGCTCGCCGTGGGGCAGGAACAAGCTGTTCGGCGTCATCGCCGTCGTGCTGGTGCTGGCCAGCGTGGCCTCCATCGTGCTCTGCCAGACCTCGGACGTGTGGCGCGAGGTGCGGAGGCAGGAGCTCTTGATGGGGAGGGACTGA
- a CDS encoding RNA polymerase sigma factor, translating into MPPCRVPAVLDRDPAELEEERVLAVQAQAGDRDALGTLLRRYGPRLYRSVLLPRLGSAAAAEEALSATYMKVVERFDQFTWQSVGVYPWLRVVALRVALDQLRARKREVLFEPADVEREIDAAGRESREAEVIEQHDLAHARSRVVALLGRLNPRYATAIRLRVLEERSREEAAKELEVSVATFDVVLHRAMAALKKALASETGGS; encoded by the coding sequence ATGCCCCCGTGTAGAGTCCCCGCCGTGTTGGATCGGGACCCGGCGGAGCTCGAGGAGGAGCGGGTGCTGGCGGTGCAGGCCCAAGCCGGCGACCGCGACGCGCTCGGGACGCTCCTGCGCCGCTACGGCCCGCGCCTTTACCGGAGCGTGCTCCTCCCCCGCCTGGGCAGCGCCGCTGCGGCCGAGGAGGCGCTGAGCGCGACCTACATGAAGGTGGTGGAGCGCTTCGATCAGTTCACCTGGCAGAGCGTCGGCGTGTACCCGTGGCTCCGGGTCGTGGCGCTCCGGGTGGCGCTCGACCAGCTGCGCGCGCGAAAGCGCGAGGTCCTGTTCGAGCCGGCCGACGTGGAGCGCGAGATCGACGCCGCCGGTCGCGAGTCGCGGGAGGCCGAGGTCATCGAGCAGCACGACCTGGCCCATGCCCGCAGCCGGGTCGTGGCGTTGCTCGGCCGGCTGAACCCGCGCTACGCCACCGCCATTCGGCTGCGGGTGCTCGAGGAGCGCTCGCGCGAGGAGGCGGCCAAGGAGCTCGAGGTCAGCGTGGCCACCTTCGACGTGGTACTGCACCGGGCGATGGCCGCGCTGAAGAAGGCGCTCGCGAGCGAGACGGGTGGGTCATGA
- a CDS encoding DnaJ domain-containing protein gives MPPSEEGQLPRLVDGVDMRKLPIGPEEAFVLTRIDGRSSEADIAAATGLDGGRVHQSLVRLVELGAVRYDGVVASSSPPPRERPTVPPQVRLSHPVIETKATEHPDAEHPAAALYDPAELDEPVDLDLPRRRKILDYFYRLDTASHYEMLAVPETADKKDVKEAYFKIVGVFHPDKYYGKNLGSFKTKLERVFQRLTEAQEVLSRKQTRDEYDAYLASQRRTKRLEQAFRGESTELEAIRQKIEQEARISERQSQAPPSGSSPTVTDPEERRRALARKLRGSLAPPARTSAPPEPQVSRAAIQEHVADELKRRYEARLSQARDNQVKKYIEAADGALATRDVVSAANALRIAVTLSPDDAELKARFEETQTKASALLADTYLEQAKYEETNKHWLEAAATYEKVARGKPSANIWDKIAMCLYEGGGDMKKAGEMARKAVAAAPKSAEPRLTLAKIYVKAGMKESALAEFERVSQMTPGDDNIKDWIKRIKRGEV, from the coding sequence GTGCCGCCGAGTGAAGAGGGTCAGCTGCCACGCCTGGTCGATGGCGTGGACATGCGGAAGCTGCCCATCGGCCCAGAGGAGGCGTTCGTGCTGACGCGCATCGACGGCCGCTCGAGCGAGGCGGACATCGCAGCGGCCACCGGCCTCGACGGCGGGCGGGTGCACCAGAGCTTGGTCCGCCTCGTGGAGCTCGGCGCGGTGCGCTACGACGGCGTCGTGGCGAGCTCCTCGCCACCCCCTCGGGAGCGCCCGACCGTGCCCCCCCAAGTGCGGCTCTCGCACCCGGTCATCGAGACGAAGGCGACCGAGCACCCCGACGCCGAGCATCCGGCTGCTGCGCTCTACGACCCCGCGGAGCTCGACGAGCCGGTGGACCTCGACCTTCCGCGCAGGCGCAAGATCCTCGACTACTTCTACCGGCTCGACACGGCCTCGCACTACGAGATGCTCGCGGTGCCCGAGACCGCCGACAAGAAGGACGTCAAGGAGGCGTACTTCAAGATCGTAGGCGTCTTCCACCCCGACAAGTACTACGGAAAGAACCTCGGCAGCTTCAAGACCAAGCTCGAGCGCGTGTTTCAGCGCTTGACCGAAGCCCAGGAAGTGCTGAGCCGCAAGCAGACCCGCGACGAGTACGACGCCTACCTCGCCTCGCAGCGCCGTACCAAGCGCCTCGAGCAGGCCTTCCGCGGCGAGAGCACCGAGCTCGAGGCGATTCGGCAGAAGATCGAGCAGGAAGCTCGGATCTCGGAGCGCCAGAGCCAGGCGCCACCGAGCGGGTCGTCACCGACCGTCACGGATCCCGAGGAGCGGCGCCGCGCGCTGGCCCGCAAGCTGCGAGGCTCCCTCGCGCCCCCGGCCCGCACCTCGGCGCCGCCGGAGCCTCAGGTCAGTCGGGCGGCGATTCAAGAGCACGTCGCCGACGAGCTGAAACGGCGCTACGAGGCGCGGCTCAGCCAGGCCCGCGACAACCAGGTCAAGAAGTACATCGAAGCCGCCGACGGTGCGCTCGCCACCCGCGACGTGGTCTCGGCGGCGAACGCCCTGCGCATCGCCGTCACGCTCTCGCCCGACGACGCCGAGCTGAAGGCTCGCTTCGAAGAAACCCAGACCAAGGCGTCCGCGCTGCTCGCAGACACGTACCTCGAGCAGGCCAAGTACGAGGAGACCAACAAGCACTGGCTCGAGGCCGCTGCGACCTACGAGAAGGTGGCGCGTGGCAAGCCGAGCGCGAACATCTGGGACAAGATCGCGATGTGCCTGTACGAGGGCGGCGGAGACATGAAGAAGGCCGGCGAGATGGCTCGCAAGGCGGTGGCCGCAGCGCCCAAGTCCGCCGAACCGCGGCTCACCCTGGCGAAGATCTACGTCAAAGCCGGGATGAAAGAGAGCGCGCTGGCCGAGTTCGAGCGCGTCAGCCAGATGACGCCCGGGGATGATAACATCAAGGACTGGATCAAACGCATCAAGCGCGGTGAGGTCTGA
- the dnaK gene encoding molecular chaperone DnaK encodes MAEKVIGIDLGTTNSCVAVMEGDAPVVIPNRGGYKTTPSIVAVTEAGKRLVGHIAKRQAITNAENTVYAAKRLIGRKWNSPQVKNALMTSSYSIVEGPHGDVRIKLRDKTYSVPEISSMILQEMRVIAEDYLGHPVSKAVVTVPAYFNDNQRQATKDAGAIAGLDVIRIINEPTAASLAYGFGKDLDRTVAVYDLGGGTFDISILEIGAHGVFKVVSTTGDTFLGGEDFDARVIDWLVESFKEEHEIDLRQDRMALQRLRDAAEKAKCELSSVKETEINLPFIISTGRNEALHLQRTMTRQTLEQLTEDLVERTVDICKQALDDAKLGVDEVEDVILVGGMTRMPAIQKSVADFFNREPSKSVHPDEVVALGAAIQGAALVEDKHEMILLDVTPHALGIMTFGSYFEELIPQNTTVPTSRTKVFTTSRDNQTAVKILVMQGESKKADENELLGEFILTGLRRAPKGHVEIEVTFEINTDGIVSVHAKDLETGQAQSIQVTATSGLTQDEIKSMMENAKDYMVERRQDEEFEGIKQQAESLIAEVERLFPDVERVVGGADFGRDAMSKAKRIVDATRSAIERSDTEAVKEQIEQLQRTERMFKGVVARS; translated from the coding sequence ATGGCTGAAAAGGTCATCGGTATCGACCTCGGCACGACCAACTCGTGCGTCGCCGTGATGGAGGGCGACGCACCCGTCGTGATCCCGAATCGCGGCGGCTACAAGACGACGCCCAGCATCGTCGCGGTCACGGAGGCAGGGAAGCGGCTGGTCGGCCACATCGCCAAGCGTCAGGCCATCACCAACGCCGAGAACACGGTGTACGCGGCCAAGCGACTGATCGGCCGGAAGTGGAACTCGCCACAGGTCAAGAACGCGCTGATGACCTCGAGCTACTCGATCGTGGAAGGGCCGCACGGCGACGTGCGCATCAAGCTCCGCGACAAGACCTACTCGGTGCCGGAGATCAGCTCGATGATCCTCCAGGAGATGCGCGTCATCGCCGAGGACTACCTCGGACACCCGGTCAGCAAGGCCGTGGTCACGGTGCCGGCGTATTTCAACGACAACCAACGCCAGGCCACCAAAGACGCCGGCGCCATCGCCGGGCTCGACGTGATCCGCATCATCAACGAGCCGACGGCTGCGTCCCTGGCCTACGGCTTCGGCAAGGACCTCGACCGCACGGTGGCCGTCTACGACCTCGGCGGCGGCACCTTCGACATCAGCATCCTGGAGATCGGCGCCCACGGCGTGTTCAAGGTCGTCAGCACCACCGGCGACACCTTCCTGGGCGGCGAGGACTTCGACGCCCGCGTCATCGATTGGCTGGTCGAGAGCTTCAAAGAGGAGCACGAGATCGACCTGCGCCAGGACCGCATGGCGCTGCAGCGCCTGCGCGACGCGGCCGAGAAGGCCAAGTGCGAACTCTCCAGCGTCAAGGAGACCGAGATCAACCTGCCGTTCATCATCTCGACCGGTCGCAACGAGGCGCTGCACCTGCAGCGCACGATGACCCGGCAGACGCTCGAGCAGCTCACCGAGGACCTGGTCGAGCGCACGGTGGACATCTGCAAGCAGGCCCTGGACGACGCCAAGCTGGGCGTGGACGAGGTCGAGGACGTGATCCTGGTGGGCGGCATGACGCGCATGCCTGCGATTCAGAAGTCGGTCGCCGACTTCTTCAACCGCGAGCCCAGCAAGAGCGTGCACCCGGACGAGGTCGTCGCGCTCGGCGCCGCCATTCAGGGCGCGGCGCTGGTCGAGGACAAGCACGAGATGATCCTGCTCGACGTCACGCCCCACGCCCTGGGCATCATGACGTTCGGCAGCTACTTCGAGGAGCTGATCCCGCAGAACACGACGGTGCCGACCAGCCGCACCAAGGTGTTCACCACCAGCCGGGACAACCAGACCGCGGTGAAGATCCTGGTGATGCAAGGGGAGAGCAAGAAGGCCGACGAGAACGAGTTGCTCGGGGAGTTCATCCTGACCGGGCTCCGGCGCGCTCCCAAGGGCCACGTCGAGATCGAGGTCACCTTCGAGATCAACACCGACGGCATCGTCAGCGTGCACGCCAAGGACCTCGAGACCGGCCAGGCTCAGTCCATCCAGGTGACCGCCACCAGCGGCCTCACCCAGGACGAGATCAAGAGCATGATGGAGAACGCCAAGGACTACATGGTCGAGCGGCGTCAGGACGAGGAGTTCGAGGGCATCAAGCAGCAGGCCGAGTCCTTGATCGCGGAGGTCGAGCGCCTCTTCCCCGACGTCGAGCGCGTGGTCGGCGGCGCGGACTTCGGGCGGGACGCGATGAGCAAGGCCAAGCGCATCGTGGACGCGACCCGCAGCGCCATCGAGCGCAGCGACACCGAGGCAGTGAAGGAGCAGATCGAGCAGCTGCAGCGCACCGAGCGCATGTTCAAGGGCGTGGTCGCCCGTTCCTGA